The Solidesulfovibrio fructosivorans JJ] genome has a window encoding:
- a CDS encoding ABC transporter ATP-binding protein, which produces MLRIEDLHVKIGEREVLAGINLHIAENETFILFGPNGSGKTTLLMTLMGFGNYEITKGRILFRGHDITHAPIYERARLGIGMSFQRPPTIHGLKTRHLVTMCARGGAIDVEGLAKKVNMDSFLDRDINAGFSGGEIKRSELLQLMAQKPYLLLFDEPESGVDLENMKLIGSTVRDVLTGGIEPRPETSMKQQRVTKRPVSGLIITHTGYILEYVNADRGQVLYNGHLCCEANPRDILDHISQYGYQECVRCLN; this is translated from the coding sequence ATGCTTCGCATAGAAGACCTGCATGTGAAAATCGGCGAGCGGGAAGTGCTCGCGGGCATCAATCTGCACATCGCCGAAAACGAGACGTTCATCCTGTTCGGCCCCAACGGCTCGGGCAAGACCACGCTGCTCATGACGCTCATGGGCTTTGGCAACTACGAAATCACCAAGGGCCGCATCCTTTTTCGCGGCCACGACATCACCCACGCGCCCATCTACGAGCGGGCGCGGCTCGGCATCGGCATGTCCTTCCAGCGGCCGCCGACCATCCACGGCCTAAAAACGCGCCATCTGGTCACCATGTGCGCCCGGGGCGGCGCAATCGACGTGGAAGGGCTGGCCAAGAAGGTCAACATGGACAGCTTTCTCGACCGCGACATCAATGCCGGCTTTTCCGGCGGCGAGATCAAGCGGTCGGAACTGCTCCAGCTCATGGCCCAAAAGCCGTATCTGCTGCTTTTCGACGAACCGGAATCGGGCGTGGACCTGGAAAACATGAAGCTCATCGGCTCGACGGTGCGCGATGTGCTCACCGGCGGCATCGAGCCCAGGCCCGAGACCAGCATGAAGCAGCAGCGGGTGACCAAGCGCCCCGTTTCCGGGCTCATCATCACCCACACCGGCTACATTCTCGAATACGTCAACGCCGACCGGGGGCAGGTGCTTTACAACGGCCACCTGTGCTGCGAGGCAAACCCGCGCGACATCCTCGACCACATCAGCCAGTACGGCTACCAGGAATGCGTGCGCTGCCTCAATTAG
- a CDS encoding response regulator — MLRILLAEDDANHATLARQALEEEGHLVTTVPDGRVALDTIAKEPFDLILLDMRLPRVDGREFIGLVRADKTRLADIPIVVLTGYGLRQHMDFFKRFGVRDYLAKPYDCDELATIIRSYDHR, encoded by the coding sequence ATGTTGCGTATCCTGCTTGCCGAGGATGATGCCAACCATGCCACGCTGGCCCGCCAGGCCCTGGAGGAAGAGGGACATCTTGTCACGACCGTCCCCGACGGCCGCGTCGCCCTGGATACCATCGCCAAAGAGCCCTTTGACCTTATTTTGCTCGACATGCGCCTGCCACGGGTGGACGGCCGCGAATTCATCGGCCTAGTGCGGGCCGATAAAACCCGTCTGGCCGATATTCCCATCGTGGTCCTGACCGGCTACGGCCTGCGCCAGCACATGGACTTCTTCAAGCGCTTCGGCGTGCGCGATTATCTGGCCAAACCCTACGACTGCGACGAGCTCGCAACCATCATCCGTTCCTACGACCATCGCTAG
- a CDS encoding acyltransferase family protein, whose amino-acid sequence MSTAVKPAWMLGPVREPLAPEVSKRIDVLRILLMFLIVLNHGAKGVTVRIGDPGPLTTLMVTLFNDHIILVTVPLFFAISGFLFLRKFELSLAAYGEMLRKKFFSLFIPYVLFNIWIVAWFYFVGSIETMGSWNYFVAHGLWAKIFGVGGYATPVNYPLWFLRDLMLVFVLSPVLLLFLKEAPGVGLVTLFVLWTGLDHDPYSYHSYFFMFYLGGFVARSRLSLSGRSWWQRFGALVFVVLTVVLVAHVSFGFKADAVWRFLFKCYLMIGLAFFWYVSSFPRIRDSAMLHRMARFSFFIYLAHEPTVSIFQTRLLSVWVPASDVQQTMFYFITGVAVTFFLWGVGEVFSRFLPRVYAVVTGARLPKRKPLPAPLAAQAR is encoded by the coding sequence GTGAGTACAGCCGTCAAACCCGCCTGGATGCTCGGGCCGGTCCGGGAGCCCCTTGCCCCGGAGGTTTCCAAACGCATTGATGTCCTGCGCATCTTGCTCATGTTTCTGATCGTCCTCAACCATGGAGCCAAGGGCGTGACCGTGCGCATTGGCGACCCCGGGCCGCTCACGACCCTGATGGTGACGCTTTTCAACGACCATATCATCCTGGTGACGGTTCCGCTTTTTTTCGCCATTTCCGGATTCTTGTTCCTGCGCAAATTCGAGTTGTCCCTGGCCGCCTACGGCGAGATGCTGCGCAAGAAATTCTTCTCACTGTTCATTCCCTATGTGCTGTTCAATATCTGGATTGTCGCCTGGTTTTACTTCGTGGGCAGCATCGAGACGATGGGCTCCTGGAACTACTTTGTTGCGCACGGCCTTTGGGCCAAGATATTCGGCGTCGGCGGTTATGCCACCCCCGTTAACTATCCGTTGTGGTTTTTGCGCGACCTGATGCTGGTCTTCGTCCTGTCGCCCGTCCTGCTCCTGTTTCTCAAGGAAGCCCCGGGGGTGGGGCTTGTCACCCTCTTTGTCCTCTGGACCGGCCTTGACCACGATCCGTACTCGTACCACAGCTACTTCTTCATGTTCTATCTCGGCGGCTTTGTGGCCCGTTCCCGTCTGTCCCTGTCCGGCCGGTCCTGGTGGCAGCGCTTTGGGGCGCTTGTTTTCGTCGTCCTGACCGTCGTGCTGGTCGCCCATGTTTCGTTCGGTTTCAAGGCTGATGCGGTATGGCGGTTTCTTTTCAAATGCTACCTCATGATCGGGTTGGCCTTTTTCTGGTATGTCTCGTCGTTTCCCCGCATCCGGGACAGCGCCATGCTGCACCGCATGGCCCGGTTCAGTTTTTTCATTTATCTGGCCCATGAGCCCACGGTTTCCATTTTTCAGACAAGGCTCCTTTCCGTGTGGGTACCCGCTAGCGATGTGCAGCAAACCATGTTTTACTTTATCACGGGAGTGGCCGTGACCTTCTTTTTATGGGGCGTGGGCGAAGTCTTTTCCCGGTTTCTGCCGCGCGTGTACGCGGTGGTCACTGGGGCCCGCCTGCCCAAGCGGAAACCGCTGCCGGCACCCTTGGCTGCTCAGGCTCGTTAA